One region of uncultured Sulfurimonas sp. genomic DNA includes:
- a CDS encoding GNAT family N-acetyltransferase: MTIRKAKSTDISELFKLEKKLFSAENFPLSKESIRYHILNNLIYVTLIDKEIVAYALVLIKRKNPKLYSLGVSEVHRGKQIATKLLDVIIQKLIKLGFKNITLEVRTDNTTAINLYTKLGFNVKKVLKSFYLDKCDAYLMEHSYALKTL, encoded by the coding sequence ATGACAATAAGAAAAGCAAAATCTACAGATATTTCTGAGCTTTTCAAACTAGAAAAGAAGCTCTTTAGTGCTGAAAATTTTCCTCTTTCTAAAGAGTCCATAAGATATCATATTCTCAATAATTTGATATATGTCACTCTTATAGATAAAGAGATTGTTGCTTATGCTCTTGTGCTTATAAAACGTAAAAATCCAAAACTTTATTCTCTAGGAGTTAGTGAAGTGCATAGAGGTAAACAAATCGCTACAAAACTTCTTGATGTTATAATTCAAAAGTTGATAAAGTTAGGATTTAAAAACATCACTCTTGAAGTTCGTACAGACAATACAACAGCAATAAATTTATATACAAAGTTAGGATTTAATGTTAAAAAGGTTTTAAAATCATTTTATCTTGACAAATGTGATGCTTATTTAATGGAACACAGTTATGCCCTCAAGACACTATAA
- the mgtE gene encoding magnesium transporter, giving the protein MKLSSLQIIELLEDKVKNYLDGFDINVHPYDIAELLIELRDYDEKLYLEKLSELPEELKAAVFIEFPKQYHEEIIEHFTPNELAEITNTLDTDDGAELIRNIEDVNEDVADEVLQNLPQEDRKNLEALISFGEYEAGSYMQTELFSAFIDEQVGDSIRRLKRLKAAKELDSVYQVYVITRRNKYLGSIPLEDLILLGPNVNYDELVKSGVNTITVNARDDIHDVVEIVSNYDMGVIPVIDSKGKLLGRITSDDIYDVIEERATGQLYNLVGVNDEAEQEESIFHISKHRAFWLAINLLTAIAASLVIGLFDTALQSFVALAVLMPIVASMGGNAGSQTLTVTVRQMSLGDISDADAKKTIKKEVYISLINGAVFSLIIGLISWIWFSMPLLGVVIAISMVVNLITAGFFGSLIPVLLNKADIDPAVGSSVLLTTVTDIVGFFSFLGLASIILL; this is encoded by the coding sequence ATGAAATTATCATCATTACAAATCATAGAACTACTTGAAGATAAAGTTAAAAACTATCTTGATGGTTTTGATATCAATGTTCATCCATATGATATAGCAGAACTACTTATTGAATTACGTGATTATGATGAAAAATTATATCTTGAAAAACTCTCCGAACTTCCAGAAGAGTTAAAAGCTGCTGTTTTTATAGAGTTTCCTAAACAGTATCATGAGGAGATAATAGAGCATTTTACTCCAAATGAGTTAGCAGAGATAACAAATACACTAGATACGGATGATGGAGCGGAGCTTATCCGTAATATCGAAGATGTAAACGAAGATGTAGCAGACGAAGTTCTACAAAACTTACCTCAAGAAGATAGAAAAAACTTAGAAGCACTTATTTCCTTTGGCGAGTATGAAGCTGGTTCATATATGCAAACGGAACTTTTTTCAGCTTTTATTGATGAGCAAGTTGGTGATTCTATTCGTAGGCTTAAACGTCTAAAAGCAGCAAAAGAACTCGATAGCGTCTATCAAGTATATGTAATTACAAGAAGAAATAAATATTTAGGTTCTATTCCACTAGAAGATCTGATTTTACTTGGACCAAATGTAAACTATGATGAACTTGTAAAAAGTGGTGTAAATACCATTACGGTTAATGCAAGAGATGATATTCACGATGTTGTAGAGATAGTATCAAACTATGACATGGGAGTTATACCTGTTATAGATTCAAAAGGAAAACTTCTTGGACGTATTACCTCAGATGATATTTATGACGTTATAGAAGAACGTGCAACAGGTCAATTATATAATCTTGTTGGGGTTAATGATGAAGCCGAACAAGAAGAAAGTATATTTCATATCTCAAAACATCGTGCTTTTTGGCTTGCTATTAACCTTTTAACCGCCATTGCAGCATCTTTAGTTATTGGACTGTTTGATACAGCTTTACAATCTTTTGTAGCTTTAGCTGTACTTATGCCTATTGTCGCTTCAATGGGTGGCAATGCAGGAAGTCAAACCCTGACGGTAACAGTAAGACAGATGTCATTAGGAGATATTAGCGATGCTGATGCGAAAAAAACAATCAAAAAAGAAGTTTATATATCTTTAATCAATGGTGCCGTATTTTCACTCATAATCGGTTTGATATCATGGATATGGTTTTCTATGCCTCTTCTTGGTGTAGTCATAGCAATTTCAATGGTTGTAAATCTTATCACAGCAGGTTTTTTTGGTTCACTTATACCAGTTTTACTAAATAAAGCAGATATAGATCCAGCAGTTGGCTCATCTGTTTTACTAACTACTGTAACAGATATAGTAGGATTTTTTAGCTTTCTTGGACTTGCAAGTATTATTTTACTTTAG